One window from the genome of Micromonospora aurantiaca ATCC 27029 encodes:
- a CDS encoding ThiF family adenylyltransferase, which produces MIGQWAKDLTDERDNFRRDLAAAGINGDTETQRGPLRWQPCGGQEATATVEVTLTAAFPFSPPQIRILDAGVPLQMTFHRDADGSLCLWPTSVPFDNAPWRDPGQLLRKVAAWLRQTDAGWPGDEDCDLERYLPSDPRLVLYDRDRLANVKGCVRTHASDSGHRVEITDEPQQPPKHPGRPDRRRTHGRSTGNIKIGRKHRALAWIADVGHLDRPVQDASSLCEVLGADAQHFTWLVSIGVLQFVVLRYRRHTANGVLALAVSPALSERPPIEVRACEAADTSVATRMLRAGWAASDLADRHVAVVGAGAVGSFVADLLFRHGIRHLTLLDPQLLRPGNLVRHLAGEGLVGFPKVVAVKARLSALGFDTSGVEGTFDRLTTPQQAVKLLREHHLVVDATADARATALLTWASSQIPTPVVSVCIQRQGAVARVDRFPLRGAERHHEPLAPGSKTDATPEYGCDEPVSSTPPGAVVAAAALACRVAIDELTYNCKMPATLIEAYEPPPRSSHPPR; this is translated from the coding sequence ATGATCGGCCAATGGGCGAAGGACCTCACCGACGAGCGTGACAACTTCCGCCGCGACCTCGCTGCCGCCGGCATTAATGGTGACACCGAGACACAGCGCGGTCCGCTGCGGTGGCAGCCCTGCGGCGGGCAGGAAGCGACAGCCACCGTGGAGGTCACGCTGACCGCGGCTTTTCCCTTTAGCCCTCCGCAGATTCGCATCCTCGACGCCGGGGTGCCGCTGCAGATGACCTTTCACCGCGACGCCGACGGTTCCCTCTGCCTGTGGCCGACAAGCGTGCCCTTCGACAACGCGCCCTGGCGTGACCCAGGTCAGCTACTGCGCAAAGTCGCTGCGTGGCTGCGGCAGACCGACGCTGGCTGGCCTGGCGACGAGGATTGTGACCTGGAGAGGTACCTCCCCAGCGACCCCCGTCTCGTGCTGTACGACCGCGACAGGCTCGCCAACGTCAAGGGCTGCGTACGAACCCATGCCAGCGACAGCGGCCACCGCGTGGAGATCACCGACGAGCCGCAGCAACCACCAAAGCACCCCGGTCGCCCCGATCGACGCAGAACGCACGGCCGAAGCACCGGAAACATCAAGATAGGCCGGAAGCACCGTGCTCTCGCCTGGATCGCCGACGTCGGCCATCTGGATCGGCCGGTGCAGGATGCGTCCTCACTGTGTGAGGTCCTCGGCGCAGACGCTCAGCATTTCACATGGCTCGTGTCCATCGGCGTCCTTCAGTTCGTTGTTCTGCGCTACAGAAGGCATACCGCCAACGGCGTCCTGGCGCTTGCTGTCAGTCCAGCACTGTCCGAGAGGCCACCCATCGAGGTACGTGCGTGTGAGGCGGCTGACACGAGTGTGGCGACCCGTATGCTGCGAGCTGGCTGGGCGGCATCCGACTTGGCTGACCGGCACGTCGCGGTCGTCGGTGCCGGTGCCGTCGGCTCGTTCGTCGCTGACCTGCTGTTTCGGCATGGTATCCGGCACCTGACGCTTCTCGATCCACAACTACTACGACCAGGGAACCTGGTACGCCACCTGGCAGGAGAAGGCCTTGTCGGCTTCCCGAAAGTCGTCGCAGTGAAGGCTCGCCTTTCCGCCCTGGGCTTCGACACGAGCGGGGTCGAGGGCACCTTCGACAGGCTGACGACTCCTCAGCAGGCGGTAAAGCTGCTCCGCGAACATCATCTGGTCGTAGACGCAACGGCAGACGCACGCGCGACGGCACTGCTCACCTGGGCAAGTAGTCAGATTCCCACACCGGTTGTGTCCGTCTGCATTCAGCGGCAGGGGGCCGTCGCTCGGGTTGACCGCTTTCCCCTCCGCGGCGCGGAACGCCACCACGAACCTTTGGCGCCCGGTTCCAAGACCGACGCCACACCGGAATACGGCTGCGACGAGCCGGTGTCCTCAACGCCGCCAGGCGCGGTGGTGGCCGCAGCCGCACTGGCCTGCCGGGTCGCTATCGACGAGCTCACCTACAACTGCAAAATGCCCGCCACACTGATCGAGGCTTACGAGCCCCCACCACGCAGCTCTCATCCGCCCAGGTGA
- a CDS encoding nucleotidyltransferase domain-containing protein, translated as MNMSRDDRLARVLGAGIESFDIPEEQYLIAEATYKVACTFLRDYWADNEAGGALYPQGSMRLGTVTALIHRRDEYDLDMVCRHDLDKTETSRDDLKADVGEALKHFAKEHPELGLTLDDEGRRCWTFQHDTLPFHMDILPAIPNLEAGPNGILVTDTQASRWHHSAPIDYADWFLDVQYDEWRAGAVRVAENRQMDVEALPRRFFKTTLQRTVQALKRHRDIFFTDDLGNRPSSIIITTLAAQSYEPRGGLFDVLHHVVEQMPTHVDYKLGRYVIANPVESGENFADRWIGHPARPRRFFEWLEAALRDFTAIAEAHHTDDMLARTAHALGSRPAAAAHDALNADPGVTRRLVVAAPVPAGNERFA; from the coding sequence ATGAACATGAGCCGCGATGATCGGCTTGCCCGAGTGCTCGGCGCCGGCATCGAATCGTTTGACATCCCCGAAGAGCAATACCTGATTGCTGAAGCCACATACAAGGTGGCGTGCACCTTCCTCCGCGACTACTGGGCCGACAACGAAGCCGGCGGTGCCCTCTACCCGCAGGGGTCGATGAGGCTGGGCACCGTTACCGCGCTCATCCACCGACGCGACGAGTACGACCTCGACATGGTGTGCAGGCACGACCTCGACAAGACCGAGACCTCGCGCGACGACCTGAAAGCAGACGTCGGGGAAGCGCTGAAGCACTTCGCCAAGGAGCACCCAGAGCTGGGACTCACGCTGGACGACGAGGGCCGCCGGTGCTGGACCTTCCAACACGACACCCTGCCGTTCCACATGGACATCCTGCCAGCCATCCCGAACCTCGAAGCCGGGCCGAACGGCATCCTGGTGACGGACACGCAGGCTTCCAGGTGGCACCATTCAGCCCCGATCGACTATGCGGACTGGTTCCTCGACGTCCAGTACGACGAGTGGAGAGCCGGCGCCGTCAGGGTCGCGGAGAACAGACAGATGGACGTCGAAGCCCTGCCGAGGCGCTTCTTCAAGACGACGCTTCAGCGCACCGTCCAAGCACTCAAGCGGCACCGCGACATCTTCTTCACCGATGACCTTGGTAACCGACCTTCCTCGATCATCATCACCACCCTCGCCGCCCAGTCGTATGAGCCCCGAGGCGGCCTGTTCGACGTGCTCCACCACGTCGTTGAGCAGATGCCGACACACGTCGATTACAAGCTCGGCAGATACGTCATCGCCAACCCAGTTGAGTCCGGCGAGAACTTCGCCGACCGGTGGATTGGCCACCCGGCCCGCCCTCGACGCTTCTTCGAATGGCTCGAGGCGGCCCTGCGCGACTTTACGGCGATCGCCGAGGCTCATCACACCGACGACATGCTCGCCCGAACCGCGCACGCTCTCGGCTCGAGACCTGCCGCTGCGGCGCATGACGCTCTTAATGCCGACCCAGGTGTGACCCGCCGGCTCGTCGTCGCGGCGCCTGTCCCGGCGGGAAACGAACGCTTCGCATGA
- a CDS encoding SAVED domain-containing protein produces the protein MRDSGSRSGGRQGTVIRFGGAGETVTDGYDRNRVSELPRQPKQSRTKIVRPKITELNRVLVWARSAGRCTFCNTSVVESAELGEPVPIGELAHNVGWSESSPRGDDPLLLDQRGNASNLILACRNCHKPIDDGGVVGRYTVEELRRRKQDHESRIESLTAIGADRSAYVLRVVGDIRGVPAELTRPTVLAATTAVGLYPRILPGSHWDSDADLDLRNRGSLTTMSDFERLAHEIRDFTSRVHDGVRRDAVARLAVFAFARIPLLIALGAHLDDKVPTLVFQRRRTDVLNAWTWPNDQRQLVMFGVSRVRAGLPGQPVTLIVNLSGTIHNHDLPAEATTHHHIYVITPVPPARPGPNLISSPVDLASFEETMRGFLAALEANHGNLDSINVFAAISVSAAVTVGRVLMPQVSPMLKIYDRDNNGAFFLALRVRR, from the coding sequence GTGCGTGATAGTGGATCTCGGTCTGGTGGCCGCCAAGGGACAGTGATCCGTTTCGGCGGCGCCGGTGAGACCGTAACTGACGGCTACGACAGGAATCGGGTGAGCGAGTTGCCACGGCAGCCGAAGCAGTCACGAACCAAGATCGTGCGACCGAAGATCACGGAGCTGAATAGGGTTCTTGTTTGGGCCAGGTCGGCGGGACGGTGCACGTTCTGCAACACATCTGTCGTCGAGTCGGCCGAGCTGGGCGAGCCGGTGCCGATAGGAGAGCTTGCGCACAATGTCGGTTGGTCCGAAAGTTCTCCCCGGGGTGATGATCCGCTACTTCTCGACCAGAGGGGTAACGCGAGCAACCTCATTTTGGCGTGCCGGAACTGCCATAAGCCGATCGATGACGGCGGCGTTGTCGGCCGCTACACGGTAGAGGAGCTACGACGTCGCAAGCAGGATCATGAAAGCCGGATCGAGAGTTTGACGGCCATCGGAGCCGACCGCTCCGCCTACGTGCTCCGCGTCGTAGGCGACATCCGCGGAGTCCCTGCCGAGTTGACGCGGCCAACCGTGCTAGCCGCGACAACAGCAGTCGGACTCTATCCAAGAATCCTTCCGGGCAGCCACTGGGACTCTGACGCTGACCTCGATCTCCGCAATCGGGGCAGCCTCACCACAATGTCTGACTTCGAACGCCTAGCCCACGAGATAAGGGACTTCACCAGCCGTGTGCATGATGGCGTGCGCCGCGATGCTGTTGCCCGCCTCGCTGTGTTCGCCTTCGCCCGCATCCCGCTTTTGATCGCCCTAGGGGCGCACCTGGATGACAAAGTCCCTACACTAGTCTTCCAACGGCGGCGCACAGACGTCCTCAATGCGTGGACCTGGCCAAACGACCAGAGACAACTCGTCATGTTCGGGGTATCAAGGGTCCGTGCGGGCCTGCCAGGCCAGCCCGTTACGTTGATCGTGAATCTGTCCGGCACTATCCATAACCACGACCTGCCGGCTGAGGCAACGACCCATCACCACATTTATGTGATCACTCCGGTGCCGCCTGCCCGGCCGGGCCCAAACCTGATCTCCTCTCCTGTCGACCTTGCCTCCTTCGAGGAAACGATGCGTGGCTTCCTTGCGGCTCTTGAGGCGAACCACGGAAATCTGGATTCGATCAATGTCTTCGCCGCGATTAGCGTGTCGGCTGCCGTAACTGTCGGCCGCGTTCTCATGCCCCAGGTGTCGCCCATGCTTAAGATTTATGACCGCGACAACAATGGAGCGTTCTTCCTCGCGCTGCGAGTTCGCCGTTAG